The nucleotide window GCGACCCGGGTCGGCGCGGTTCCCGCAGTCACGCCGGCCCCCGCCGCGGCCGGCACCCCGTCGGGCGCCGCGGACCCGGTACCGGGCATTCCGGGCTTCGGCCAGCCGAGCCGTCCCGCCTGGCAGCCGATGAACTTCCGCGCGCCGTCCGCGGGCCCCCGCGGCATCACGGTCTTCGGTACCACGCTCACCCGCCGGCAGACCGTGATCGCGATCGGCCTGCTCGCCGCCGTACTGCTGACCCTTGTCGTCCTGGTCCCGCGCGCGTTCGGCGGCGACGACGGTGAGCGGGCCAAGGACCAGGGCCGCAAGCCCGGTGCCGTGCCGGCCGCCAGCGCGACCAAGCCGACCACCGCCGCCACCTCGGCCGCGCCGGCGGCCCCGGCCGCCACGACCGGGCAGCCGTCGTCCGCGCCGCCGAGCTCGCCCGCGGCGCCGGCTCCCGGCGACGTCACGATCCCGAAGGGCTGGTACCGCTACAGCGACAGCACCGGCTTCTCCGTGCCGGTGCCGGAGGGCGTCACGATCGACCGCCGGGGCAGCGAGGTCTACTTCCGCAAGGACAACCGGCTGTTGATAATCGACCAGACCGATCAGCCGCAGCCGGATCCGGTAGCCGACTGGAAGGGCCAGGAGCAGGACCGGCGCGGACGGTCCTACCGCAACTACGAGCGGATCAGGATCGAGCCGGTCGATTACTTCGTGAAGGCCGCCGACTGGGAGTTCACGTACACCACGTCGAGCGGCAACGCGCAGCGCGCCGTCAAGCGCGGTGTCATCACCAAGGCGGGCAAGCAGGCGTACGGCATCTCCTGGTACACCTCGCCCGGCGACTGGGAGGCCGGGCTGAAGGATCTACAGCTCATCTACCAGGGGTTCAAGCCGAAGTCGTGACCGCCCGGGTGTGAGTGACCGATGAATGGGTACTCATCGGGCACCACGGATGGAGGTCATGATGATTCGCCGACACGGCAGCAGGCCCACGATCGCGCTGTGGATGCTTGTCGCGATCGCCGATATCGCGCTCGTCGTTGCGGCCGTCGGCACCCTTGCGGTGCTGCTGGTCGTCGCCGCGACGGTGCTTCTTGGCGCGGGCGTCGCCGGCGTCTGGATGTTGCAGCGCCGCACGGCACCACCCCGGAGGGCCACCGACCTGCGCCGCCGCGCCTAGCGACTTGGCCTAGACCTGCGCAGATCGACTACGCTCCCGGGCTGTGTCGATCGACTCGGTAAGTGAACTCTGGGACTCCCTGTTCGGGGCCCAGCCGGACCCGCCCGGCCTGCTCGTACTGGTGACGGCGGTGGTCGCGCTGGTCGTGGTCTCGGTCCGGCCGCTGTGGCGGGTCGCGCGCAACGCGATAACCATCGCCCACGAGGGTGGTCACGCGCTGGTCGCGCTGCTCACCGGGCGCAAGCTGCGCGGCATCCGGCTGGAGTTCGATACGTCCGGGCTGACGCTGTCGGCGGGCCGGCCGACCGGGCCGGGCATGATGTTCACCCTGCTGGCCGGCTACATCACGCCGTCGCTTGTCGGCCTGGGCGGCGCCTGGCTGCTCGGCGGCAACCGGATCATGCTGCTGCTCTGGGTGGCGGTGGTCCTGCTGCTGCTGATGCTGATCAACATTCGCAACGTGTTCGGCGTGGTCTCCGTGCTGATCACGGGCGCGATCGTCTTCGCGGTCTCCTGGTACGGGTCGCCGCAGGTACAGGCGGCCTTCGCGTACGTCGGCGTGTGGTTCCTGCTGATCGGCGGCGTGCGCCCGGTCTTCGAGCTGCAGAAGCTGCGCGGCCGCGGCCGGATGCCGGAGTCCGATGCGGACCAGCTGGCCGGGATCACCCACGTGCCGGCGATCTTCTGGGTCGGCGTCTTCCTCGCGGTCGACCTCGCCGCGCTGGTGATCGGCGGCTTCATGCTGGCCGGCCAGTGGCTCCCCGAGGTCGGCTCCTCGCTCTGAGCTCAGAGCGAGGAGCTCGGTGCGAGGAGCTCGGTGCGAGGAGCTCAGAGCGGGATGTTGCCGTGCTTCTTCGGCGGCAGCGTCTCCCGCTTGGTGCGCAGCATCCGTAGCGCCCGGGTGACCTGTTCCCGGGTCTCCGACGGCTTGATGACGGCGTCCACGTAACCCCGCTCGGCGGCGATGTACGGGTTCGCGAGCGTGTCCTCG belongs to Amorphoplanes digitatis and includes:
- a CDS encoding M50 family metallopeptidase, with translation MSIDSVSELWDSLFGAQPDPPGLLVLVTAVVALVVVSVRPLWRVARNAITIAHEGGHALVALLTGRKLRGIRLEFDTSGLTLSAGRPTGPGMMFTLLAGYITPSLVGLGGAWLLGGNRIMLLLWVAVVLLLLMLINIRNVFGVVSVLITGAIVFAVSWYGSPQVQAAFAYVGVWFLLIGGVRPVFELQKLRGRGRMPESDADQLAGITHVPAIFWVGVFLAVDLAALVIGGFMLAGQWLPEVGSSL